The following are from one region of the Rhodopirellula sp. P2 genome:
- a CDS encoding formylglycine-generating enzyme family protein: MRFGGWVGCGLLTWMCVGMGGVVCIQDAGAQEAAVAVKVGPEVSLDDAALLARIREGIVVRAELGNDAGEMQDYRETIPKSRVEFELIAISGGEFLMGSPEDEPDRLEDEGPQRRVKVSPFWMGKHEVTWDEYEPFMMTEVRREKHGGWTDFDPATHDAVDGVSQPTPPYTEMSFGMGQSGYPAVCMTQHAANKYCQWLSAQTGHFYRLPTEAEWEYACRAGTTSAYSFGEGDLDEHGWYYDNSNDKYQKVGTKKPNPWGLHDMHGNVSEWTADAYGESYPVPEDGGVLVNPWTVPERLYPRVVRGGSWFDDPDRLRSAARIGSSEDWKQQDPQLPKSLWYHTDASWVGFRVVRPVEIPTLEEMDASWNSARGKR, encoded by the coding sequence ATGCGTTTTGGCGGTTGGGTTGGTTGTGGCCTGTTGACTTGGATGTGCGTTGGGATGGGCGGTGTCGTCTGTATCCAGGACGCTGGTGCGCAAGAAGCGGCCGTGGCGGTGAAGGTGGGGCCGGAGGTTTCGTTGGATGATGCGGCTTTGCTGGCGCGGATTCGGGAGGGGATCGTTGTGCGGGCGGAACTTGGGAACGACGCGGGCGAGATGCAGGACTACCGGGAGACGATTCCGAAGTCGAGGGTGGAGTTCGAGTTGATCGCGATCTCGGGTGGTGAGTTTTTGATGGGGAGCCCAGAGGATGAACCGGACCGCCTGGAAGATGAAGGGCCGCAGCGTCGGGTGAAGGTCTCGCCGTTTTGGATGGGCAAACACGAGGTGACTTGGGATGAGTACGAGCCGTTCATGATGACGGAGGTCCGCCGCGAAAAGCATGGTGGCTGGACGGACTTTGACCCCGCGACTCATGACGCCGTGGATGGGGTCAGTCAGCCGACGCCGCCCTACACCGAGATGAGCTTTGGGATGGGACAATCGGGCTATCCCGCCGTCTGCATGACTCAGCACGCGGCCAACAAATACTGCCAGTGGCTGAGTGCTCAGACGGGGCACTTCTATCGGCTGCCAACGGAAGCTGAATGGGAGTATGCCTGTCGGGCGGGGACAACGTCCGCGTACTCGTTCGGCGAGGGCGATTTAGATGAGCACGGTTGGTACTACGACAACAGCAACGACAAGTATCAGAAGGTGGGTACGAAGAAGCCGAACCCATGGGGGCTGCATGACATGCACGGCAATGTGTCGGAGTGGACCGCGGACGCTTATGGGGAGTCCTATCCGGTGCCCGAAGATGGCGGTGTGTTGGTCAACCCTTGGACGGTGCCGGAGCGGTTGTATCCCCGCGTGGTTCGGGGCGGCAGTTGGTTCGATGACCCGGATCGGTTGCGCTCGGCGGCACGGATTGGTAGCTCCGAAGATTGGAAGCAACAGGATCCGCAGTTGCCCAAGAGTTTGTGGTACCACACGGACGCGTCGTGGGTTGGGTTCCGCGTGGTCCGGCCGGTGGAGATTCCGACGCTGGAAGAGATGGATGCGTCTTGGAACAGTGCTCGTGGGAAGCGATGA
- a CDS encoding leishmanolysin-related zinc metalloendopeptidase has protein sequence MSFPAQAALTIQVNYSGEAQYQSAFDSAAATWQSLLTDYQDGLVASRSFGSSATIGQVLSGVDISASFGFVDGPGNTLGQAGYTAFAFDQSGFKLATNGTMEFDSADFGSLTSGQIDSLILHEMGHVLGFGTLWTDNGVYVNGSGEFTGSEATAVWQNDFSQTGTPDVELGGAMGTSNAHWNEPDGGGVLSGITDSLGRDMRDELMTGWLNPNAFISELTLASFRDIGFTAVNATAVPEPSAMLLLSVLGIAVGMRRRRVGP, from the coding sequence ATGTCGTTCCCCGCCCAGGCGGCGCTGACAATTCAGGTGAATTACAGTGGTGAGGCTCAGTATCAATCTGCATTCGACTCCGCGGCGGCGACTTGGCAATCGCTCCTGACGGACTACCAAGATGGGTTGGTGGCGAGTCGCTCCTTTGGTAGTTCCGCGACGATCGGGCAGGTGCTTTCCGGCGTTGATATTTCAGCTTCGTTCGGATTCGTTGACGGACCGGGAAACACGCTCGGCCAAGCTGGCTACACGGCGTTCGCGTTTGATCAGTCTGGGTTCAAGCTGGCTACCAATGGGACAATGGAGTTCGATTCTGCCGATTTTGGTTCGCTCACCAGTGGTCAAATCGACAGCCTGATCCTCCATGAAATGGGGCATGTCCTGGGTTTTGGAACCTTGTGGACCGACAATGGGGTCTACGTGAATGGATCAGGTGAGTTTACGGGAAGCGAAGCGACTGCCGTTTGGCAGAATGATTTTTCACAAACGGGAACGCCAGACGTTGAATTGGGTGGTGCCATGGGAACCTCGAATGCTCATTGGAATGAGCCTGACGGGGGCGGGGTCTTGTCGGGAATCACGGATTCGCTGGGACGCGATATGCGGGATGAATTGATGACGGGGTGGCTGAACCCGAATGCGTTCATCAGCGAGTTGACGCTCGCTTCGTTTCGCGACATTGGGTTCACGGCGGTGAATGCCACGGCCGTTCCTGAACCGAGTGCGATGCTGTTGCTGTCGGTTTTAGGGATTGCCGTCGGAATGCGACGTCGGCGAGTTGGACCGTGA
- the tnpA gene encoding IS66 family insertion sequence element accessory protein TnpA, producing MTHSQAAQRWAERLQRFSQSEMTVAQFCAAEGVSQPSYYHWRRKLLGPAKAAGPASPPDSGPTPALIPVRIVDSQGQQAPPPKTNVRTTVQLPGGVSIEVEVLGSDACEAGRP from the coding sequence ATGACACACTCCCAAGCAGCTCAACGATGGGCCGAACGTTTGCAGCGGTTTAGCCAGTCCGAGATGACTGTTGCTCAGTTCTGTGCTGCCGAAGGCGTTTCGCAGCCATCTTACTATCACTGGCGACGCAAGTTGCTTGGACCTGCCAAAGCCGCTGGTCCTGCTTCGCCGCCCGATTCCGGCCCGACACCCGCCCTGATCCCTGTTCGCATCGTCGATTCGCAAGGCCAGCAGGCACCGCCGCCAAAGACGAACGTTCGAACAACGGTGCAGTTGCCCGGTGGTGTCTCAATCGAGGTCGAAGTACTCGGCTCGGATGCATGCGAAGCGGGGCGGCCATGA
- the tnpB gene encoding IS66 family insertion sequence element accessory protein TnpB (TnpB, as the term is used for proteins encoded by IS66 family insertion elements, is considered an accessory protein, since TnpC, encoded by a neighboring gene, is a DDE family transposase.), which translates to MTGLPQGSPIFLCTTPVDFRKGFDGLTGIVTSQLGQSVTSGSLFLFVNRKRDRIKALWWETGGLTLWYRRLEQGTVELPKAGSDQTHVTIDAVELAMWLGGVDLASARVRRKRMAA; encoded by the coding sequence ATGACCGGACTACCTCAGGGATCTCCGATCTTCCTGTGCACCACGCCGGTGGACTTCCGCAAAGGCTTCGACGGGCTGACCGGCATCGTCACCTCGCAGCTCGGCCAAAGCGTCACCAGCGGTTCGTTGTTCCTGTTTGTCAATCGAAAGCGCGATCGCATCAAAGCCCTGTGGTGGGAGACCGGAGGACTGACGCTCTGGTATCGCCGTCTGGAGCAAGGGACCGTCGAGCTGCCCAAAGCGGGCAGTGATCAAACCCACGTCACGATCGACGCTGTCGAGCTGGCGATGTGGCTCGGGGGCGTCGATTTGGCTTCGGCCCGGGTCAGGCGAAAACGGATGGCGGCGTGA
- a CDS encoding IS66 family transposase, protein MDAKALRDDPDSAAALIASLRKQVEEQAAALERKDKQLTEQAHSVLEVKAVNDKLSEENAELNLKVEKLLRQLFGRKSERRVDSEGQLFLDLGEEATPEVVSAIEEAIREAEQIVRDNEEKNGKPKPPRKTDRKFPEHLPRSERIVDLPEDQRAGLKLIGYDEVERLAWKRAELRVEVVKYAKYAVPADPSNPDKKPGIISPERPTGLVEGDRFDVSVAVEVVAQKYFFHMPFYRQQDMFAGSGWTPSRSTLCNLETQVEFALQPLADYLRSFLKTDTCIGCDDTGVVLITPAAMPDLSNHPRGDRIAEVFEDAIRKGKPSIKANFWGYYASRLPVVAFDFTVSRHRDGPDDVLGDYKGTLIGDCWSGFQKIDVRSDERIQFAACWAHARRKIDECRGAFPLQVAKLESLIGMLYDVEDQIKGLPETEALARRQEVSRHVLGLIEDYLSSDQLSSPAVLPKSNLAAAAGYVRRHWKALGRFTEDISIPIDNNDCEQLMKRVATGRKNWLFKGSLAAGERAANLMTVIVSAVRNDLDVHAYLEDVLRRTLAGETDWASMAPHVWKLDHCESIRTYRQDERRQAADRKRVRRARRRRLKK, encoded by the coding sequence ATGGATGCCAAAGCACTTCGAGACGATCCCGATTCCGCTGCCGCGTTGATCGCATCGCTGCGAAAGCAAGTCGAAGAACAGGCAGCTGCACTGGAGCGAAAGGACAAGCAGCTCACCGAGCAGGCTCATTCGGTGCTGGAAGTCAAAGCGGTCAATGACAAACTCAGCGAAGAAAACGCCGAACTGAACCTGAAGGTCGAGAAGTTGCTGCGACAACTCTTTGGCCGCAAGAGCGAACGTCGAGTCGATAGCGAAGGACAGTTGTTCCTGGACCTCGGTGAAGAAGCCACGCCGGAGGTCGTCAGTGCGATCGAAGAAGCGATCCGCGAGGCCGAACAGATCGTCCGTGACAACGAAGAAAAGAACGGCAAGCCCAAACCGCCTCGCAAAACGGATCGAAAATTTCCCGAACATCTGCCTCGCAGTGAACGCATTGTCGATCTGCCCGAAGACCAGCGAGCCGGCCTCAAACTGATCGGCTATGACGAAGTCGAGCGACTTGCCTGGAAGCGAGCCGAGCTTCGCGTTGAAGTCGTCAAGTACGCCAAGTATGCGGTGCCTGCTGATCCATCGAACCCCGACAAAAAGCCTGGAATCATCAGTCCCGAGCGTCCGACCGGGTTGGTTGAAGGCGACCGCTTCGATGTCTCCGTCGCCGTCGAAGTGGTCGCTCAGAAGTACTTCTTTCACATGCCGTTCTATCGCCAGCAAGACATGTTCGCCGGCAGCGGTTGGACGCCCAGTCGCTCGACGCTTTGCAATCTCGAAACCCAGGTCGAGTTCGCCCTGCAGCCGCTGGCCGATTACCTGCGAAGCTTCTTGAAGACCGATACCTGTATCGGCTGTGACGATACAGGCGTGGTGCTGATCACTCCGGCGGCGATGCCTGACTTGTCGAACCATCCTCGCGGTGATCGGATCGCCGAAGTCTTTGAAGATGCGATTCGAAAAGGTAAGCCGAGCATCAAAGCGAACTTCTGGGGCTACTATGCTTCGAGGTTGCCGGTGGTGGCGTTCGACTTCACGGTCAGTCGTCACCGTGACGGGCCGGATGACGTGCTGGGCGATTACAAAGGAACTTTAATTGGAGACTGTTGGTCGGGCTTTCAAAAGATCGATGTTCGAAGCGACGAGCGAATTCAGTTCGCCGCGTGCTGGGCCCATGCGCGCCGCAAGATCGACGAGTGCCGCGGTGCATTCCCGCTTCAGGTTGCAAAGCTGGAATCGTTGATCGGGATGCTGTATGACGTCGAAGACCAGATCAAAGGTTTACCCGAGACGGAGGCCCTTGCACGTCGGCAAGAGGTATCGCGACACGTGCTTGGCCTGATCGAGGACTACCTATCGAGCGATCAGTTGAGCAGTCCGGCGGTGCTTCCCAAGAGCAACCTAGCTGCCGCGGCTGGCTATGTGCGTCGGCACTGGAAGGCACTGGGTCGCTTCACCGAAGATATCAGCATCCCGATCGACAACAACGACTGCGAACAGTTGATGAAACGCGTTGCGACGGGCAGAAAGAACTGGCTATTCAAAGGCTCGCTTGCCGCTGGGGAGCGAGCGGCGAACTTGATGACAGTCATCGTCAGTGCGGTGCGCAATGACTTGGACGTGCATGCCTACTTGGAAGATGTGCTGCGACGGACCTTGGCTGGTGAAACCGACTGGGCTTCGATGGCGCCTCACGTTTGGAAGTTAGATCACTGCGAATCGATCCGAACGTACCGCCAGGACGAGCGTCGCCAAGCGGCCGACCGCAAGCGAGTCCGCCGCGCTCGCCGCCGACGTCTCAAGAAATAG
- a CDS encoding PEP-CTERM sorting domain-containing protein (PEP-CTERM proteins occur, often in large numbers, in the proteomes of bacteria that also encode an exosortase, a predicted intramembrane cysteine proteinase. The presence of a PEP-CTERM domain at a protein's C-terminus predicts cleavage within the sorting domain, followed by covalent anchoring to some some component of the (usually Gram-negative) cell surface. Many PEP-CTERM proteins exhibit an unusual sequence composition that includes large numbers of potential glycosylation sites. Expression of one such protein has been shown restore the ability of a bacterium to form floc, a type of biofilm.): MFKQLLLMSAVLIGSVQVSSAAIIVVVGNGTGQLNSVQVTAGDTVSIPFAIYADTPTDLTSYDIAIDFNGDGDGFDAASSSFSGFSVTPISGGFNTDGSVNFTTSTAQGNDAFPGTNYDFLVSDGASSTTLPSPSGTALGLFNLNFNTALGTALGIYDVEFVVSTNGFGDSPIGPGTQSSFVTTPAVQPFAAENGSFEITAAAVPEPGSMLALAGVFAAGGIRQLRRKKRA; encoded by the coding sequence ATGTTTAAACAGTTGTTGCTGATGTCAGCAGTCTTGATAGGTTCTGTTCAAGTATCTTCGGCTGCGATTATTGTTGTTGTGGGAAATGGGACTGGCCAACTCAACTCGGTTCAGGTCACGGCGGGAGACACGGTCAGTATTCCATTCGCGATCTATGCAGATACTCCTACTGACCTCACCAGCTACGATATCGCTATCGATTTCAATGGCGATGGCGATGGATTTGACGCCGCTAGCTCGAGTTTTTCAGGCTTCAGCGTCACGCCCATCTCAGGTGGATTCAATACGGACGGCTCAGTGAATTTCACAACATCGACCGCGCAGGGGAACGATGCTTTTCCGGGAACGAATTATGACTTTCTTGTGAGCGACGGCGCATCGTCTACCACTTTGCCATCGCCCAGCGGGACAGCCCTGGGATTGTTTAACTTAAATTTCAATACTGCTCTTGGAACGGCGTTAGGAATCTACGATGTTGAATTTGTTGTAAGTACTAATGGCTTTGGAGACTCGCCGATTGGGCCGGGAACGCAAAGTAGTTTTGTGACAACTCCAGCAGTCCAACCATTTGCTGCTGAAAACGGTTCCTTCGAAATTACCGCCGCAGCCGTCCCGGAACCTGGTTCGATGCTGGCATTGGCGGGGGTGTTTGCTGCCGGTGGGATTCGTCAATTGCGGCGCAAGAAGCGGGCGTGA